A region from the Triticum aestivum cultivar Chinese Spring chromosome 3D, IWGSC CS RefSeq v2.1, whole genome shotgun sequence genome encodes:
- the LOC123076506 gene encoding F-box/FBD/LRR-repeat protein At1g13570-like, whose protein sequence is MDDAHVIQGISWSDMVAHMERGGMDRGMVYLPDPPVSPAATLSLSAAPSLPDGVDRISRLPDAVLRDIVSRLPAKDAARTAALASRWRPLWRSAPLTLADSHLLPDGRAGGQLVIGAASPRAVTAAVSRVLAAHPGPFRCVHLTRTTMEEHRGEMARWLDILAAKGVQELVFVNRPLPIDLRLPATIFSCASLTRLHLGVWRLPDTAAVPRAARFPNLRELGLYWNSMEDRDLDFMLERSPVLESLFILGFQSGLRLRLVNQSLRCIQLGFSFAEDIDLVDAPRLERLFQFAELTESPKMNNGRPTRKRSSVIKIGSAPKLRVLGYLKPGEQELVGSKENIVPSVQILGIEVQFGVRNTVKKVPGFLRCFPNLETLHVQSRPISEESTAR, encoded by the exons ATGGACGACGCGCATGTGATCCAGGGCATCTCCTGGAGCGACATGGTCGCGCACATGGAGCGCGGCGGCATGGACCGCGGCATGGT CTACCTCCCCGACCCGCCCGTCTCCCCCGCCGCCACCCTCTCGCTCTCCGCCGCGCCGTCGCTCCCCGACGGCGTAGACCGCATCAGCCGCCTCCCCGATGCGGTCCTCCGCGACATCGTCTCCCGCCTCCCCGCCAAGGACGCCGCGCGCACCGCCGCCCTCGCCTCGCGCTGGCGGCCCCTCTGGCGCTCGGCCCCTCTCACTCTCGCCGACAGCCACCTGCTCCCAGACGGCCGCGCGGGCGGCCAGCTCGTCATCGGCGCCGCCTCTCCCCGCGCCGTCACCGCCGCGGTGTCCCGCGTCCTCGCGGCGCACCCGGGCCCTTTCCGCTGCGTCCACCTCACCCGCACCACCATGGAGGAGCACCGTGGCGAGATGGCCCGCTGGCTCGACATCCTCGCCGCCAAGGGGGTCCAAGAACTCGTCTTTGTCAACCGCCCTTTGCCGATTGACCTGCGCCTCCCCGCCACCATCTTCAGCTGCGCCTCCCTCACCCGCCTCCATCTCGGCGTCTGGAGGCTGCCGGACACCGCCGCCGTACCGCGCGCCGCCAGGTTCCCCAATCTCCGGGAGCTCGGCCTCTACTGGAACTCCATGGAGGACCGTGATCTCGACTTCATGCTTGAAAGAAGCCCCGTCCTGGAGTCCCTCTTCATCCTGGGATTCCAGAGCGGATTGCGCCTCCGCCTCGTCAACCAGAGCCTGCGGTGCATTCAGCTCGGCTTTTCCTTCGCGGAGGACATCGACTTGGTGGATGCCCCTCGCCTGGAGAGGCTCTTTCAGTTCGCCGAGCTCACCGAGTCCCCCAAGATGAACAATGGCCGCCCCACCAGGAAACgctcttctgtgatcaagattggTTCTGCTCCTAAACTGCGTGTGCTGGGATACCTTAAGCCAGGAGAGCAAGAGCTG GTTGGGAGCAAGGAGAACATTGTCCCTAGTGTGCAGATTTTGGGCATAGAGGTGCAATTCGGTGTCCGCAATACTGTCAAGAAAGTGCCTGGCTTTCTCAGATGCTTCCCCAACCTGGAGACGCTCCATGTCCAG TCCCGCCCCATATCTGAAGAGTCCACTGCAAGGTGA